A segment of the Bacteroidales bacterium genome:
TTGCTGAACGATATTGACGGCCAATATCAGGTCCTTGCCTATTTATTTGACTAGCATCATGAATTCGGAAAAAAAATTCAATAAGTTCTGCAGTTGATAAAATAGCTGTATCGTACTCTACTAAAACTGCTTCGGCGTGCCCTGTAGTATCGGTACAAACTTCTTCGTATGTTGGATTATCTTTAGTTCCTCCGGCGTAAACAGCTGTAGTATTTATTACTCCGTTTAGTTGGCTCAATTTATATTGAACCGACCAAAAACAACCCGCTGCTAAAATTATCTTTTCTATCATACTATTAAAGCACCTACAATATCTTTTACAGACTTGAATTTATTTTCAATAAGGTATTGCTCAATACCTTCAATAATCTTTATAGTAGCTTGCGGATCAATAAAA
Coding sequences within it:
- the msrA gene encoding peptide-methionine (S)-S-oxide reductase MsrA; translation: MIEKIILAAGCFWSVQYKLSQLNGVINTTAVYAGGTKDNPTYEEVCTDTTGHAEAVLVEYDTAILSTAELIEFFFRIHDASQINRQGPDIGRQYRSAIFYFNEEQRMVAEKVKFETPNKIRYYKNLQIETEILPVDKFYIAEDYHQNYYKKKGY